One Cydia pomonella isolate Wapato2018A chromosome 15, ilCydPomo1, whole genome shotgun sequence DNA window includes the following coding sequences:
- the LOC133525661 gene encoding uncharacterized protein LOC133525661 isoform X1 produces MACCCQSCKNKSSSSCLGRCDLPKHRCLEKEEVKPGPVPKHMGWMYCAKSSPRFQQRCGWRPGHISCTVLRRIEAHNGSRETCAICPSRCSTRPCPSRCSSRPICSRPCSRACLYKSCSRACSRPCLKPCFPPPSSCSGPTCPPGMPLIRIVRHGGKYKICTKPSNLDNSPSGPYPLKYVLNADANTSSTTKFSIEAKFNDYQYDYTSSQTSFILDFSPPPTSCARPCPKRSILCMFGKCANSWPPAMSDENEPKVSKPLQNEPNKYKAGPAVRTTPKSGTTKKVASDDNCCVSDYASNTGATKRDSSADNCVADYNNAKVK; encoded by the exons ATGGCTTGTTGCTGTCAATCCTGCAAAA ATAAATCTTCATCCAGCTGCCTCGGCCGATGCGACCTGCCGAAGCACAGATGCCTGGAAAAAGAGGAGGTCAAGCCTGGACCCGTGCCCAAACATATGGGGTGGATGTACTGCGCTAAATCTTCTCCTCGGTTTCAG CAAAGATGTGGCTGGCGTCCTGGCCACATTTCCTGCACAGTCCTTCGCCGAATCGAAGCTCACAACGGCTCTCGAGAGACCTGCGCAATTTGCCCTTCGAGATGCTCAACAAGACCTTGCCCATCTAGATGCTCATCCAGACCTATCTGCTCCCGTCCTTGCTCCAGAGCATGTCTCTACAAGAGTTGCTCAAGAGCCTGCTCCAGACCTTGCCTCAAACCCTGCTTCCCGCCGCCTTCTTCTTGCTCTGGACCAACTTGCCCACCTGGAATGCCTCTAATCAGGATCGTAAGACACGGAGGCAAATACAAAATATGCACGAAGCCTTCCAACCTCGACAATTCGCCTTCCGGcccgtatcctcttaaataCGTACTGAATGCGGACGCCAACACTTCTTCGACTACGAAATTCAGCATCGAGGCCAAATTTAACGATTATCAATATGATTACACGAGTTCGCAGACTTCGTTTATATTAGACTTCTCTCCGCCGCCGACGTCGTGCGCCAGACCTTGCCCGAAGAGGAGTATTTTATGCATGTTTGGAAAGTGCGCCAATTCCTGGCCCCCTGCCATGAGTGATGAAAATGAACCTAAAGTATCTAAACCCCTACAAAACGAACCTAATAAATACAAAGCAGGTCCTGCCGTCCGCACCACCCCCAAAAGTGGCACCACTAAAAAGGTAGCCAGTGATGACAATTGTTGTGTGTCGGACTACGCTTCCAACACTGGCGCCACCAAACGTGATTCTAGTGCTGACAATTGTGTTGCAGACTACAACAATGCGAAAGTAAAATAG
- the LOC133525661 gene encoding uncharacterized protein LOC133525661 isoform X2: MACCCQSCKNKSSSSCLGRCDLPKHRCLEKEEVKPGPVPKHMGWMYCAKSSPRFQQRCGWRPGHISCTVLRRIEAHNGSRETCAICPSRCSTRPCPSRCSSRPICSRPCSRACLYKSCSRACSRPCLKPCFPPPSSCSGPTCPPGMPLIRIVRHGGKYKICTKPSNLDNSPSGPYPLKYVLNADANTSSTTKFSIEAKFNDYQYDYTSSQTSFILDFSPPPTSCARPCPKRSILCMFGKCANSWPPAMSDENEPKVSKPLQNEPNKYKAGPAVRTTPKSGTTKKVASDDNCCVSDYASNTGATKRDSSADNCVADYNNAKVK; the protein is encoded by the exons ATAAATCTTCATCCAGCTGCCTCGGCCGATGCGACCTGCCGAAGCACAGATGCCTGGAAAAAGAGGAGGTCAAGCCTGGACCCGTGCCCAAACATATGGGGTGGATGTACTGCGCTAAATCTTCTCCTCGGTTTCAG CAAAGATGTGGCTGGCGTCCTGGCCACATTTCCTGCACAGTCCTTCGCCGAATCGAAGCTCACAACGGCTCTCGAGAGACCTGCGCAATTTGCCCTTCGAGATGCTCAACAAGACCTTGCCCATCTAGATGCTCATCCAGACCTATCTGCTCCCGTCCTTGCTCCAGAGCATGTCTCTACAAGAGTTGCTCAAGAGCCTGCTCCAGACCTTGCCTCAAACCCTGCTTCCCGCCGCCTTCTTCTTGCTCTGGACCAACTTGCCCACCTGGAATGCCTCTAATCAGGATCGTAAGACACGGAGGCAAATACAAAATATGCACGAAGCCTTCCAACCTCGACAATTCGCCTTCCGGcccgtatcctcttaaataCGTACTGAATGCGGACGCCAACACTTCTTCGACTACGAAATTCAGCATCGAGGCCAAATTTAACGATTATCAATATGATTACACGAGTTCGCAGACTTCGTTTATATTAGACTTCTCTCCGCCGCCGACGTCGTGCGCCAGACCTTGCCCGAAGAGGAGTATTTTATGCATGTTTGGAAAGTGCGCCAATTCCTGGCCCCCTGCCATGAGTGATGAAAATGAACCTAAAGTATCTAAACCCCTACAAAACGAACCTAATAAATACAAAGCAGGTCCTGCCGTCCGCACCACCCCCAAAAGTGGCACCACTAAAAAGGTAGCCAGTGATGACAATTGTTGTGTGTCGGACTACGCTTCCAACACTGGCGCCACCAAACGTGATTCTAGTGCTGACAATTGTGTTGCAGACTACAACAATGCGAAAGTAAAATAG